From Triticum urartu cultivar G1812 chromosome 2, Tu2.1, whole genome shotgun sequence, a single genomic window includes:
- the LOC125539955 gene encoding 2-methoxy-6-polyprenyl-1,4-benzoquinol methylase, mitochondrial codes for MALRAAAARLSSSSLRRRHGHLLPAAATASHAAFLHSHATSFGFKQVREDEKSKLVGNVFSSVASSYDVMNDLMSAGLHRLWKDRLISKLNPFPGMKHLDVAGGTGDVAFRVVERIKSVSHRATQGTLTDMEEDTHIYVCDINPNMLDVGKKRATEKGYNEEQCLSWVQGDAEALSFEDGSMDGYTIAFGIRNVTHIEKALSEAYRVLKKGGRFLCLELSHVDVPVFKDIYDIYSFSVIPAVGELVAGDRQSYQYLVESIRRFPKQEKFAQMIQEAGFEAVEYENLVGGVVAIHSGVKL; via the exons ATGGCTCTGCGAGCGGCCGCCGCGAGGCTGTCCTCCTCcagcctccgccgccgccacggccACCTCCTGCCGGCGGCCGCCACCGCCAGCCACGCGGCCTTCCTCCACTCCCACGCCACCAGCTTCG GATTCAAGCAGGTGCGCGAGGACGAGAAGAGCAAGCTGGTCGGCAACGTATTCAGCAGCGTCGCCTCCAGCTACGACGTCATGAACGACCTCATGAGCGCTGGGCTGCACAGGCTCTGGAAGGACAG GCTGATCTCAAAGCTGAATCCTTTTCCCGGGATGAAGCACCTCGACGTGGCCGGTGGGACAG GGGATGTTGCGTTCCGTGTAGTCGAAAGAATTAAGAGTGTGAGCCACAGAGCTACGCAGGGTACTCTTACTGATATGGAAGAAGACACTCACATTTATGTTTGTGACATTAATCCAAATATGCTAGATGTTGGAAAGAAGCGTGCTACCGAAAAAG GCTACAATGAAGAGCAGTGCCTTAGTTGGGTACAGGGAGATGCAGAAGCTCTTTCTTTTGAGGATGGGTCTATGGATGGCTATACTATTGCATTTGGGATCAGAAATGTTACACACATTGAGAAAGCTCTATCAGAAGCTTACAG AGTTCTAAAGAAAGGAGGAAGGTTCCTATGCTTGGAGTTGAGTCATGTAGATGTTCCAGTTTTTAAAGACAT TTACGACATCTATTCATTTTCTGTGATTCCGGCTGTGGGAGAGCTAGTTGCTGGTGATAGGCAGTCGTACCAATACTTGGTCGAGAGCATTCGTCGGTTTCCAAAACAG GAAAAGTTTGCTCAGATGATCCAGGAAGCTGGATTTGAAGCGGTCGAATATGAAAATCTGGTGGGCGGTGTAGTTGCCATTCACTCTGGAGTGAAACTGTAG
- the LOC125539953 gene encoding uncharacterized protein LOC125539953, protein MEALYLLASLATTLLTSALLSLLLLLRLPFARRPGSGGAARLYEGRVRHSRRRPAGHAFEYAVRYALVDLDLLPLSGHLSAAEARSIASTSGPVRLLTVPKSVGYEQNPLSVYYCYDAAVQGQNEDLKMCIAEVTNTPWGEKVMFTFQPGSDLVAKPLHVSPFMDMSGNWSIRADAPGNNLYVAIAVQHPTLGNYFTAALDAKLVGQTNDSVKLATFFWLMPHKVAAGIYWEAFRLWLKNVRFLDHPRYLSGSYRSEALKRDLEIRSSCSFLHQKPRESIGRSSTATTDETTENSNHQDYKDGRGSIGARWCVWRDAQWPWC, encoded by the exons ATGGAGGCGCTCTACCTGCTGGCCTCCCTGGCCACCACCCTCCTCACCTCCGCCCTGCTCtccctgctcctcctcctccgcctcccctTCGCTCGCCGTCCCGGCTCCGGCGGCGCCGCGCGGCTCTACGAGGGCCGCGTCCGGCACTCGCGCCGGCGGCCGGCGGGGCACGCCTTCGAGTACGCCGTGCGCTACGCCCTCGTGGACCTCgacctcctccccctctccgGCCACCTCTCCGCCGCCGAAGCCCGCAGCATCGCCTCCACTTCAGGCCCCGT GCGTCTCCTGACGGTGCCCAAGAGCGTGGGATACGAACAGAACCCACTAAGCGTCTACTACTGCTATGACGCAGCGGTGCAAGGACAAAATGAAGACCTCAAGATGTGCATCGCTGAA GTCACAAATACTCCCTGGGGGGAGAAGGTGATGTTTACCTTCCAACCGGGTTCCGATCTCGTTGCAAAACCTTTACATGTCAGCCCCTTCATG GATATGTCTGGCAATTGGAGTATTCGTGCTGATGCCCCCGGCAATAATCTATACGTGGCTATTGCGGTTCAGCATCCAACACTTGGGAACTATTTTACTGCAGCTTTGGATGCCAAGTTAGTTGGTCAGACGAATGACTCAGTTAAGCTAGCAACATTCTTTTGGCTGATGCCTCATAAGGTTGCTGCAGGGATATACTGGGAG GCCTTCAGGCTTTGGTTGAAGAATGTGAGATTCCTAGACCATCCGAGGTACCTGAGCGGGAGCTACAGGTCCGAAGCTCTGAAGCGCGACCTTGAGATCCGTTCCTCCTGCAGCTTCCTGCATCAGAAACCCAGAGAGAGCATTGGGAGAAGCAGCACAGCAACGACCGATGAAACAACAGAAAACTCGAACCATCAGGATTACAAAGATGGCAGAGGGAGCATCGGGGCGAGGTGGTGCGTCTGGAGGGATGCTCAATGGCCATGGTGCTGA
- the LOC125539951 gene encoding F-box/kelch-repeat protein At1g30090-like: protein MRRVRVSSHHSPVQKLGDSDMKLTPRFRLAGTTSPSSTEPEQQPPWETPLIPGLPDDAALNCLLRLPVEAHGACRLVCRRWRHLLADKARFFTHRKAMGLRSPWLFTLAFHRCTGKIQWKVLDLDSLAWHAIPGMPCRDRACPRGFGCIAVPGEDAAHLLVCGGLVSDMDCPLHLVLKYDVCKNRWTVVPRMLSARSFFAGGVIDGRVYVAGGYSTDQFELDSAEVLDPVNGVWQPIASMGANMASSDSAVVGGRLYVTEGCAWPFFSSPRGQVYDPKADRWEAMPAGMREGWTGLSVVIDGRLFVISEYERMKVKVYDPETDSWDPVDGPPMPERIMKPLSVSCLESKIVVVGRGLHVVIGHVKKQSSCDYLVRWQDVEVPRAFSDLTPSSSQILHA, encoded by the coding sequence ATGCGCCGCGTTCGAGTCTCGTCTCACCACTCTCCGGTCCAGAAGCTGGGCGATTCCGACATGAAGCTGACGCCGAGGTTCCGGCTCGCCGGCACCACCTCACCGTCCTCAACCGAACCGGAGCAGCAACCTCCATGGGAGACGCCCCTCATCCCGGGCCTCCCGGACGACGCGGCGCTCAACTGCCTCCTCCGGCTGCCCGTGGAGGCCCACGGCGCCTGCAGGCTCGTGTGCCGCCGCTGGCGCCACCTGCTGGCCGACAAGGCGCGCTTCTTCACGCACCGCAAGGCCATGGGCCTCCGCTCGCCCTGGCTCTTCACGCTCGCTTTCCACCGCTGCACGGGCAAGATCCAGTGGAAGGTGCTGGACCTCGACTCCCTCGCCTGGCACGCCATCCCCGGCATGCCCTGCCGGGACCGGGCCTGCCCCCGCGGCTTCGGCTGCATCGCCGTCCCCGGCGAGGACGCCGCCCACCTGCTCGTCTGCGGCGGGCTCGTCTCCGACATGGACTGCCCGCTGCACCTGGTGCTGAAGTACGACGTTTGCAAGAACCGCTGGACCGTCGTGCCCCGGATGCTCTCGGCGCGCTCCTTCTTCGCCGGCGGCGTCATCGACGGCCGCGTGTACGTCGCCGGGGGATACAGCACGGACCAGTTCGAGCTGGACTCGGCGGAGGTCCTCGACCCGGTGAACGGCGTGTGGCAGCCGATCGCCAGCATGGGCGCCAACATGGCCTCCTCGgactccgccgtcgtcggcggcAGGCTCTACGTCACCGAGGGCTGCGCGTGGCCCTTCTTCTCGTCGCCGAGAGGGCAGGTGTACGACCCCAAGGCCGACCGCTGGGAGGCGATGCCGGCCGGGATGCGCGAGGGGTGGACGGGGCTCAGCGTGGTCATCGACGGACGCCTCTTCGTCATCTCCGAGTACGAGAGGATGAAGGTGAAGGTCTACGATCCGGAGACGGATTCCTGGGATCCTGTGGACGGGCCTCCCATGCCCGAGCGGATCATGAAGCCTCTGTCCGTGAGCTGCCTGGAGAGCAAGATCGTCGTCGTCGGCCGTGGTCTCCATGTGGTCATCGGCCATGTCAAGAAGCAATCTTCTTGTGATTACTTGGTTCGTTGGCAGGATGTGGAGGTTCCCAGGGCGTTCAGCGATCTCACGCCTTCAAGCAGTCAGATTCTACATGCTTAA